From the genome of Epinephelus lanceolatus isolate andai-2023 chromosome 23, ASM4190304v1, whole genome shotgun sequence, one region includes:
- the LOC117249590 gene encoding histone H3-like, whose protein sequence is MARTKQTARKSTGGKAPRKQLATKAARKSAPATGGVKKPHRYRPGTVALREIRRYQKSTELLIRKLPFQRLVREIAQDFKTDLRFQSSAVMALQESSEAYLVGLFEDTNLCAIHAKRVTIMPKDIQLARRIRGERA, encoded by the coding sequence ATGGCAAGAACCAAGCAGACCGCCCGTAAGTCCACCGGAGGCAAAGCCCCCAGGAAGCAGCTGGCCACCAAGGCTGCCCGTAAGAGCGCGCCGGCCACCGGCGGCGTGAAGAAGCCTCACCGTTACAGGCCCGGTACCGTGGCTCTGAGAGAGATCCGCCGCTACCAGAAGTCCACCGAGCTGCTGATCCGCAAGCTGCCCTTCCAGCGCCTGGTCAGGGAGATCGCTCAGGACTTCAAGACCGACCTGCGCTTCCAGAGCTCCGCCGTCATGGCTCTGCAGGAGTCCAGCGAGGCTTACCTCGTGGGTCTCTTCGAGGACACCAATCTGTGCGCCATCCACGCTAAGAGGGTCACCATTATGCCCAAAGACATCCAGCTGGCCCGCAGGATCCGCGGAGAGAGGGCTTAA
- the LOC117249467 gene encoding histone H2B 1/2-like translates to MPDPPAPKVARKGAKKAASKSTGKKDRKRRRPRRESYAIYVYKVLKQVHPDTGISSKAMGIMNSFVSDIFERIAGEASRLAHYNKRSTITSREIQTAVRLLLPGELAKHAVSEGTKAVTKYTSSK, encoded by the coding sequence ATGCCTGATCCACCTGCACCAAAGGTAGCCAGGAAGGGCGCCAAGAAAGCGGCGAGCAAGTCGACCGGCAAGAAggacagaaagaggagaaggCCCAGGAGGGAGAGCTACGCCATCTACGTGTACAAGGTGCTGAAGCAGGTCCACCCCGACACCGGCATCTCCTCCAAGGCCATGGGCATCATGAACTCGTTTGTCAGCGACATCTTTGAGCGCATCGCCGGTGAGGCCTCCCGTCTGGCTCACTACAACAAGCGCTCCaccatcacttccagggagATCCAGACCGCCGTCCGCCTGCTGCTGCCCGGTGAGCTGGCCAAGCACGCCGTGTCTGAGGGCACCAAGGCCGTCACCAAGTACACCAGCTCTAAGTAG
- the LOC144461779 gene encoding histone H4: protein MSGRGKGGKGLGKGGAKRHRKVLRDNIQGITKPAIRRLARRGGVKRISGLIYEETRGVLKVFLENVIRDAVTYTEHAKRKTVTAMDVVYALKRQGRTLYGFGG, encoded by the coding sequence ATGAGTGGTCGCGGTAAGGGAGGCAAAGGACTCGGTAAAGGAGGCGCTAAGCGTCACCGTAAAGTTCTCCGTGATAACATCCAGGGAATCACCAAACCCGCCATCCGCCGTCTGGCTCGCCGCGGCGGTGTGAAGCGTATCTCCGGTCTCATCTACGAGGAGACCCGCGGGGTGCTCAAGGTCTTCCTGGAGAACGTCATCCGTGACGCCGTCACCTACACCGAGCACGCCAAGAGGAAGACAGTCACCGCCATGGATGTGGTGTACGCTCTCAAGAGGCAGGGCCGCACTCTGTACGGCTTCGGAGGTTAA
- the LOC117249464 gene encoding histone H2A-like gives MSGRGKTTGKVRAKAKTRSSRAGLQFPVGRVHRLLRKGNYAERVGAGAPVYLAAVLEYLTAEILELAGNAARDNKKTRIIPRHLQLAVRNDEELNKLLGKVTIAQGGVLPNIQAVLLPKKTDKAAKAK, from the coding sequence ATGTCTGGTCGCGGGAAAACCACCGGTAAAGTCAGAGCCAAGGCGAAGACCCGCTCCTCTCGTGCCGGCCTTCAGTTCCCAGTCGGCCGTGTTCACAGGCTGCTGCGTAAAGGAAATTATGCGGAGCGTGTCGGTGCCGGAGCCCCCGTGTACCTGGCGGCGGTGCTGGAGTATCTGACCGCTGAGATCCTGGAGCTGGCTGGAAACGCCGCCCGCGACAACAAGAAGACCAGGATCATCCCCCGTCACCTGCAGCTGGCTGTCCGCAACGACGAGGAGCTCAACAAGCTGCTGGGCAAAGTCACCATCGCTCAGGGCGGCGTGCTGCCCAACATCCAGGCTGTGCTGCTGCCCAAGAAGACCGACAAGGCCGCCAAGGCCAAGTAA
- the LOC117249462 gene encoding histone H1-like: MDGPPKNEPRRKKNAPLGTADLVFRAVSATKDRKGMSYVALKKALAAQGYDVETHAIQIKRAVKYLVKTGALLQMSGCGASGSYKANKNAGKPTSVADKAAAKKPKAATPKKAEKPVAAKKTPVSKNKKTSKKKA, translated from the coding sequence ATGGACGGACCCCCGAAAAATGAACCTCGCAGGAAGAAGAACGCCCCTCTGGGCACCGCTGACCTCGTCTTTAGGGCGGTGTCCGCCACCAAAGACCGTAAAGGTATGTCTTATGTCGCTTTGAAGAAGGCACTGGCCGCGCAGGGCTACGACGTGGAGACCCATGCTATCCAAATTAAACGCGCCGTTAAGTACTTGGTAAAGACAGGAGCCCTGCTGCAGATGAGTGGGTGCGGAGCTTCCGGGTCTTACAAGGCGAACAAGAATGCTGGTAAGCCCACATCAGTAGCGGACAAGGCCGCCGCCAAGAAGCCAAAAGCAGCAACGCCCAAGAAAGCAGAAAAGCCTGTAGCAGCTAAGAAAACCCCAGTCTCGAAGAATAAAAAGACCTCGAAGAAGAAGGCCTAA
- the LOC117249589 gene encoding histone H3-like, translating to MARTKQTARKSTGGKAPRKQLATKAARKSAPATGGVKKPHRYRPGTVALREIRRYQKSTELLIRKLPFQRLVREIAQDFKTDLRFQSSAVMALQESSEAYLVGLFEDTNLCAIHAKRVTIMPKDIQLARRIRGERA from the coding sequence ATGGCAAGAACCAAGCAGACCGCCCGTAAGTCCACCGGAGGCAAAGCCCCCAGGAAGCAGCTGGCCACCAAGGCTGCCCGTAAGAGCGCGCCGGCCACCGGCGGCGTGAAGAAGCCTCACCGTTACAGGCCCGGTACCGTGGCTCTGAGAGAGATCCGCCGCTACCAGAAGTCCACCGAGCTGCTGATCCGCAAGCTGCCCTTCCAGCGCCTGGTCAGGGAGATCGCTCAGGACTTCAAGACCGACCTGCGCTTCCAGAGCTCCGCCGTCATGGCTCTGCAGGAGTCCAGCGAGGCTTACCTGGTGGGTCTCTTCGAGGACACCAACCTGTGCGCCATCCACGCCAAGCGGGTCACCATCATGCCCAAAGACATCCAGCTGGCCCGCAGGATCCGCGGAGAGAGGGCTTAA
- the LOC144461796 gene encoding histone H4 has product MSGRGKGGKGLGKGGAKRHRKVLRDNIQGITKPAIRRLARRGGVKRISGLIYEETRGVLKVFLENVIRDAVTYTEHAKRKTVTAMDVVYALKRQGRTLYGFGG; this is encoded by the coding sequence atgagtggtCGCGGTAAGGGAGGCAAAGGACTCGGTAAAGGAGGCGCTAAGCGTCACCGTAAAGTTCTCCGTGATAACATCCAGGGAATCACCAAACCCGCCATCCGCCGTCTGGCTCGCCGCGGCGGTGTGAAGCGTATCTCCGGTCTCATCTACGAGGAGACCCGCGGGGTGCTCAAGGTCTTCCTGGAGAACGTCATCCGTGACGCCGTCACCTACACCGAGCACGCCAAGAGGAAGACGGTCACCGCCATGGATGTGGTGTACGCTCTCAAGAGGCAGGGCCGCACCCTGTACGGCTTCGGAGGTTAA